In Nicotiana tabacum cultivar K326 chromosome 19, ASM71507v2, whole genome shotgun sequence, one DNA window encodes the following:
- the LOC107825501 gene encoding uncharacterized protein LOC107825501: protein MERKQGFFSALKEEVVRGLSPGRSRAKSPARSGSPITSLLRRKKNTNNSSSSSSHYVANSEALISRSGSLRPLGETLTPLMEGPDPDGGEVGDSKRVGSGLGHWMKGQLSRTPSVASSAYAKRSDLRMLLGVMGAPLAPVHVSTSDPLPHLSIKDTPIETSSAQYILQQYTAASGGQKLQNSIKNAYAMGKLKMLASEFETPTKVVKNRNSARAAESGGFVLWQMNPDMWYVELAVGGSKVHAGCNGKLVWRHTPWLGAHTAKGPVRPLRRALQGLDPRSTASMFANARCIGEKKINGEDCFILKLCADPHTLKARSEGPAEIIRHVLFGYFSQKTGLLVHIEDSHLTRIQSNGGDAVYWETTINSFLDDYRPVEGIMIAHSGRSVVTLFRFGEMAMSHTKTRMEEAWTIEEVAFNVPGLSMDCFIPPADLRSGSISEACELPQDERGKSAISLAHHRAKVAALEKTHDGSMDNMVWKVEI from the exons ATGGAGAGAAAACAAGGGTTCTTCTCGGCGTTAAAGGAAGAAGTGGTGCGTGGGTTATCTCCGGGGCGGTCAAGAGCGAAGAGTCCGGCAAGAAGCGGGTCGCCCATTACGAGTTTGCTACGGAGGAAGAAGAATACTAATaatagcagtagtagtagtagtcatTACGTGGCGAATTCTGAGGCGTTGATCTCGAGATCAGGGAGCTTGAGGCCGTTAGGGGAGACGTTAACACCGTTAATGGAAGGTCCGGATCCGGACGGCGGAGAAGTCGGGGATTCGAAGCGGGTCGGGTCGGGTTTAGGACATTGGATGAAAGGGCAGCTTTCTAGGACTCCCTCGGTGGCGTCGAGTGCGTACGCTAAGAGGTCTGATCTGAGAATGTTGCTTGGTGTCATGGGTGCTCCTCTCGCGCCGGTGCACGTTAGCACCAGTGACCCCTTGCCTCATCTTAGCATCAAAGATACACCCATC GAAACTTCATCAGCGCAGTATATATTGCAGCAATATACTGCTGCATCAGGAGGGCAAAAGCTCCAGAATTCAATCAAGAATGCGTATGCCATGGGGAAACTGAAGATGTTAGCTTCCGAATTTGAAACCCCAACAAAGGTGGTTAAGAATAGGAATTCTGCTAGAGCTGCTGAGTCAGGTGGATTTGTCCTCTGGCAAATGAATCCCGACATGTGGTATGTGGAGCTTGCTGTTGGTGGAAGCAAGGTTCATGCCGGCTGCAATGGCAAGCTTGTCTGGAGACATACACCTTGGCTTGGAGCTCATACTGCCAAAGGGCCTGTTCGGCCACTGCGACGAGCACTTCAG GGTCTTGATCCAAGATCTACTGCTAGTATGTTCGCTAACGCAAGATGCATTGGAGAGAAGAAGATCAATGGGGAGGACTGCTTCATTCTGAAGCTCTGTGCTGATCCTCACACGTTGAAGGCCAGAAGTGAAGGACCAGCGGAGATCATAAGGCACGTCTTGTTTGGCTACTTCAGCCAGAAGACTGGCCTTCTTGTTCACATTGAGGATTCACATCTCACCAGGATCCAATCTAACGGAGGAGATGCAGTTTACTGGGAGACAACTATCAACTCGTTCTTAGATGATTACCGCCCTGTTGAAGGAATCATGATTGCCCATTCTGGGCGTTCTGTAGTCACACTCTTCCGTTTTGGGGAGATGGCTATGAGTCATACAAAAACTAGGATGGAAGAAGCTTGGACAATAGAAGAGGTTGCGTTTAATGTCCCAGGATTATCGATGGACTGCTTTATCCCACCAGCTGATCTGAGATCAGGGTCTATAAGCGAAGCCTGTGAGCTCCCTCAAGATGAAAGGGGAAAAAGTGCAATTTCACTTGCCCATCACCGTGCTAAGGTTGCAGCGCTGGAGAAAACTCATGATGGCAGCATGGATAACATGGTGTGGAAGGTGGAAATCTAA